One genomic window of Carassius auratus strain Wakin chromosome 14, ASM336829v1, whole genome shotgun sequence includes the following:
- the LOC113113436 gene encoding lactosylceramide alpha-2,3-sialyltransferase isoform X2, which produces MRKRTALVPDSRSTVRILWSDNMSSFRQWHCQPRRLLIALLSLMLISLALSKLPVFRTDPKPVEVPVDPVYRERVHSYVRGILAQECRTSFVRKRMEADHYSPTPVQQPFLHKNTDLHQQIFQYSPPFGFLDMKNKLKEILDLLPASSEERHGARDCRRCLVIGNGGILKGLGLGPLLNQFDTIIRLNSGPVRGFSADVGNRTSIRMSYPEGSPKVWEDTDADLRFVAVIYKSVDFDWLRAMITNTSVSLWDWLFFWQNVPVSVPLKASQFLLLNPEIIRETALDLLHYPSIRKRLWGWDQNVPTLGVSALNLATYLCDEVSLAGFGYNLSQKDAPLHYYDHRLMTSMLKEAMHDVQTETTFLKRLITSGIITDLTGGIHCNFC; this is translated from the exons ATGCGGAAGCGCACGGCTCTTGTTCCAGACAGCAGAAGTACAGTGAGGATTTTGTGGTCTGATAACATGAGCAGTTTCAGACAATGGCATTGTCAACCCAG AAGGCTGCTTATTGCTCTTCTGAGCTTGATGTTGATTTCACTGGCCCTTTCGAAGCTGCCTGTCTTTCGCACGGACCCAAAGCCTGTGGAGGTGCCGGTGGACCCCGTCTACCGAGAG CGTGTCCATTCCTATGTCCGAGGGATACTGGCCCAAGAATGCAGAACTTCTTTTGTCCGGAAGAGAATGGAAGCTGATCATTACAGCCCCACACCAGTGCAACAGCCCTTTTTGCACAAGAATACTGATTTGCATCAACAAATATTCCAATATTCTCCACCGTTTGGTTTCCTGGATATGAAGAACAAGCTTAAGGAGATCCTGGACCTCCTACCAGCCTCCTCTGAGGAGAGACATGGAGCGAGGGACTGCCGTCGATGTCTAGTGATTGGAAATGGAGGGATACTGAAAGGATTGGGGCTCGGACCTCTTCTTAATCAGTTCGATACCATCATCAG atTGAACAGCGGTCCTGTGCGAGGTTTCAGTGCAGACGTTGGGAACCGCACCTCCATCCGGATGAGTTATCCTGAGGGATCCCCGAAGGTCTGGGAAGACACCGATGCGGATCTCAGATTTGTGGCTGTGATCTATAAGTCTGTCGACTTTGACTGGCTTCGTGCGATGATTACCAACACGTCCGTG TCGCTGTGGGACTGGCTGTTTTTCTGGCAGAATGTGCCAGTGAGTGTCCCGCTCAAGGCCTCCCAGTTCCTTCTGCTGAATCCAGAGATTATTCGAGAGACGGCCTTGGATCTGCTTCACTATCCCAGTATTAGAAAACGGCTGTGGGGCTGGGACCAG AATGTCCCTACGTTAGGGGTGTCTGCACTTAATCTGGCAACATATCTGTGTGATGAGGTGAGTCTAGCAGGCTTTGGCTATAACCTCAGTCAGAAGGACGCTCCTCTGCATTACTACGACCACAGACTCATGACATCCATGCTGAAGGAAGCCATGCATGACGTGCAGACCGAGACGACTTTCCTCAAGCGTCTGATAACATCAGGCATTATTACTGACCTCACGGGAGGAATCCACTGCAACTTCTGTTGA
- the LOC113113436 gene encoding lactosylceramide alpha-2,3-sialyltransferase isoform X1, whose amino-acid sequence MRKRTALVPDSRSTVRILWSDNMSSFRQWHCQPSRRLLIALLSLMLISLALSKLPVFRTDPKPVEVPVDPVYRERVHSYVRGILAQECRTSFVRKRMEADHYSPTPVQQPFLHKNTDLHQQIFQYSPPFGFLDMKNKLKEILDLLPASSEERHGARDCRRCLVIGNGGILKGLGLGPLLNQFDTIIRLNSGPVRGFSADVGNRTSIRMSYPEGSPKVWEDTDADLRFVAVIYKSVDFDWLRAMITNTSVSLWDWLFFWQNVPVSVPLKASQFLLLNPEIIRETALDLLHYPSIRKRLWGWDQNVPTLGVSALNLATYLCDEVSLAGFGYNLSQKDAPLHYYDHRLMTSMLKEAMHDVQTETTFLKRLITSGIITDLTGGIHCNFC is encoded by the exons ATGCGGAAGCGCACGGCTCTTGTTCCAGACAGCAGAAGTACAGTGAGGATTTTGTGGTCTGATAACATGAGCAGTTTCAGACAATGGCATTGTCAACCCAG CAGAAGGCTGCTTATTGCTCTTCTGAGCTTGATGTTGATTTCACTGGCCCTTTCGAAGCTGCCTGTCTTTCGCACGGACCCAAAGCCTGTGGAGGTGCCGGTGGACCCCGTCTACCGAGAG CGTGTCCATTCCTATGTCCGAGGGATACTGGCCCAAGAATGCAGAACTTCTTTTGTCCGGAAGAGAATGGAAGCTGATCATTACAGCCCCACACCAGTGCAACAGCCCTTTTTGCACAAGAATACTGATTTGCATCAACAAATATTCCAATATTCTCCACCGTTTGGTTTCCTGGATATGAAGAACAAGCTTAAGGAGATCCTGGACCTCCTACCAGCCTCCTCTGAGGAGAGACATGGAGCGAGGGACTGCCGTCGATGTCTAGTGATTGGAAATGGAGGGATACTGAAAGGATTGGGGCTCGGACCTCTTCTTAATCAGTTCGATACCATCATCAG atTGAACAGCGGTCCTGTGCGAGGTTTCAGTGCAGACGTTGGGAACCGCACCTCCATCCGGATGAGTTATCCTGAGGGATCCCCGAAGGTCTGGGAAGACACCGATGCGGATCTCAGATTTGTGGCTGTGATCTATAAGTCTGTCGACTTTGACTGGCTTCGTGCGATGATTACCAACACGTCCGTG TCGCTGTGGGACTGGCTGTTTTTCTGGCAGAATGTGCCAGTGAGTGTCCCGCTCAAGGCCTCCCAGTTCCTTCTGCTGAATCCAGAGATTATTCGAGAGACGGCCTTGGATCTGCTTCACTATCCCAGTATTAGAAAACGGCTGTGGGGCTGGGACCAG AATGTCCCTACGTTAGGGGTGTCTGCACTTAATCTGGCAACATATCTGTGTGATGAGGTGAGTCTAGCAGGCTTTGGCTATAACCTCAGTCAGAAGGACGCTCCTCTGCATTACTACGACCACAGACTCATGACATCCATGCTGAAGGAAGCCATGCATGACGTGCAGACCGAGACGACTTTCCTCAAGCGTCTGATAACATCAGGCATTATTACTGACCTCACGGGAGGAATCCACTGCAACTTCTGTTGA